One stretch of Amycolatopsis sp. NBC_00345 DNA includes these proteins:
- a CDS encoding SDR family oxidoreductase, translating into MGTELAGQVALVAGGTRGASRAIAVELGRAGAFVYVTGRSTRARRSEVDRPETIEETVELIEAAGGEGVAVRVDHLESAEVAALAARIDEERRGLNILVDGLWGGDRHLEWAKPVWEHSLEAGLRMIRLGIDAHLITSHHLLPLVLRRKGLVIELTDGTAEYNAKYREGTSLPFYVAKASAHLLAIGEAAELASHGCTAVAFTPGWLRSEAMLDIFGVTEENWRDATAREPYFAISETPTFAGRTVAALAADPDRHSWTGQTLSSGQLAAHYGINDLDGSRPDAWRYVVEVQDAGKDPDTTGYR; encoded by the coding sequence ATGGGCACGGAACTGGCGGGCCAGGTCGCACTGGTGGCGGGCGGCACCCGCGGCGCGAGCCGGGCCATCGCGGTCGAGCTGGGCCGGGCCGGGGCGTTCGTCTACGTGACCGGGCGCTCGACGCGGGCCCGGCGGTCCGAAGTGGACCGTCCGGAGACGATCGAGGAGACGGTCGAGCTGATCGAGGCGGCCGGCGGCGAGGGCGTGGCCGTGCGGGTGGACCACCTGGAGAGCGCGGAGGTCGCCGCGCTGGCGGCCCGGATCGACGAGGAACGGCGCGGCCTGAACATCCTCGTCGACGGCCTGTGGGGCGGCGACCGCCACCTGGAGTGGGCCAAGCCGGTGTGGGAGCACTCGCTGGAGGCGGGCCTGCGCATGATCCGGCTGGGCATCGACGCGCACCTGATCACCAGCCACCACCTGCTGCCGTTGGTGCTCCGGCGCAAGGGCCTGGTGATCGAGCTGACCGACGGCACGGCCGAGTACAACGCGAAGTACCGCGAAGGGACTTCGCTGCCCTTCTACGTCGCCAAGGCTTCGGCGCACCTGCTCGCCATCGGCGAAGCGGCGGAGCTTGCTTCGCACGGCTGCACGGCCGTCGCGTTCACCCCGGGCTGGCTCCGTTCGGAGGCGATGCTCGACATCTTCGGCGTCACCGAGGAGAACTGGCGCGACGCGACGGCGCGAGAGCCGTACTTCGCCATCTCGGAGACGCCGACCTTCGCGGGCCGCACGGTGGCCGCCCTCGCCGCCGACCCGGACCGGCACAGCTGGACCGGCCAGACGTTGTCCAGCGGTCAGCTCGCCGCGCACTACGGCATCAACGACCTCGACGGCAGCCGTCCGGACGCCTGGCGCTACGTCGTCGAGGTCCAGGACGCCGGCAAGGACCCGGACACGACCGGGTACCGGTAG
- a CDS encoding DedA family protein: MDATTAGLVVLFVVSLVPILPTEVTIIGMGIAAAQGGTSLAAVIAVASAGCLASDQALYALGRYGGSRVLERISHRPKLAAGLDWLDGRLQQHPRPVLVVARWLPSGGTIGALLAGSLRWPMGEFFTASAVGVTLWTSYVAFLGYAGGQLITEPGISLLLSLGVALILGSAITYGIRRGASASRT; the protein is encoded by the coding sequence GTGGACGCGACAACGGCGGGGCTGGTGGTGCTGTTCGTCGTCTCGCTGGTGCCCATCCTGCCCACCGAGGTGACGATCATCGGCATGGGCATCGCCGCCGCGCAGGGCGGGACTTCGCTGGCCGCCGTGATCGCCGTCGCGAGCGCCGGCTGCCTCGCCTCCGACCAGGCGTTGTACGCGCTGGGCCGCTATGGCGGCAGCCGCGTGCTGGAACGCATCAGCCACCGCCCCAAGCTCGCCGCCGGCCTCGACTGGCTGGACGGGCGCCTCCAGCAGCACCCGCGCCCGGTGCTCGTCGTCGCGCGCTGGCTGCCCTCGGGCGGCACCATCGGCGCCCTGCTGGCCGGCTCGCTGCGCTGGCCGATGGGCGAGTTCTTCACCGCATCGGCCGTGGGGGTCACGCTCTGGACGTCGTACGTCGCCTTCCTCGGCTACGCCGGCGGCCAGCTCATCACCGAACCCGGGATCAGCCTGCTGCTCTCCCTCGGCGTCGCGCTGATCCTGGGTTCGGCCATCACTTACGGCATCCGCCGCGGCGCCAGCGCTTCGAGGACCTGA
- a CDS encoding peroxiredoxin-like family protein has translation MTETLRDALTGMKEKAREMLPSEVGEVFFADQERAERVAERDKFAKTGSRMDDFTLPDAAGGDVTLSALVADGPAVLVFYRGGWCPYCNIALRAYQQELLPALKERGVPLVAISPQAPDGSLSTRETGELEYSVLSDVGNLVARGLGITFQPTEDVRAAMTAAGADLAERNGDGGWDLPHPSVLVVEPDRTIRFIDVHPDYTTRTEPGQVLEALAPRRMP, from the coding sequence GTGACCGAAACACTGCGGGACGCTTTGACCGGTATGAAGGAGAAGGCCAGGGAGATGTTGCCGAGCGAGGTGGGCGAGGTCTTCTTCGCCGACCAGGAACGGGCGGAGCGCGTCGCCGAGCGGGACAAGTTCGCCAAAACCGGTTCGCGGATGGACGACTTCACGCTGCCCGACGCGGCCGGCGGCGACGTCACGCTCAGCGCGCTCGTCGCCGACGGGCCCGCCGTGCTGGTCTTCTACCGCGGCGGCTGGTGCCCGTACTGCAACATCGCACTGCGCGCGTACCAGCAAGAACTGCTGCCCGCGTTGAAGGAGCGAGGAGTGCCGCTCGTCGCGATCAGCCCGCAGGCGCCCGACGGCTCGCTGAGCACGCGGGAGACCGGTGAACTGGAGTACTCCGTGCTGTCCGACGTCGGCAACCTCGTCGCCCGCGGTCTCGGCATCACCTTCCAGCCGACGGAAGACGTGCGGGCGGCGATGACGGCCGCCGGCGCAGACCTGGCCGAGCGCAACGGCGACGGGGGATGGGACCTGCCGCACCCGAGTGTGCTGGTCGTGGAGCCCGACCGCACGATCCGGTTCATCGACGTCCACCCGGACTACACGACGCGCACCGAGCCGGGTCAGGTCCTCGAAGCGCTGGCGCCGCGGCGGATGCCGTAA
- a CDS encoding TetR/AcrR family transcriptional regulator translates to MEAQPTVAVTAHGRRTRDAIVDAAAELMYVNGVAGTSVDKVLAASGAGKSQMYHYFKNKDQLVEAVIDRYLEQIIGNQPAIRELRSWPDFDRWAEQILTLHRGPSGPIACPLGNIAGELGDDPRVRALLDRAYLEWESHLKNGLETLRDNGSLRSDADPARLAQAAMACLQGGLLLGHIRNDITPIEDSLRIAVAHLRSYAT, encoded by the coding sequence ATGGAGGCGCAACCAACCGTGGCCGTCACGGCGCACGGACGGCGGACCCGCGACGCGATCGTCGACGCGGCCGCGGAACTGATGTATGTCAACGGCGTCGCGGGCACGAGCGTCGACAAGGTGCTGGCCGCGAGCGGGGCCGGGAAATCGCAGATGTACCACTACTTCAAGAACAAGGACCAGCTGGTCGAGGCCGTGATCGACCGGTACCTGGAGCAGATCATCGGCAACCAGCCCGCGATCCGTGAGCTGAGGTCGTGGCCGGACTTCGACCGCTGGGCCGAGCAGATCCTGACGCTGCACCGCGGCCCGTCGGGCCCGATCGCCTGCCCGCTGGGCAACATCGCGGGCGAGCTGGGCGACGACCCGCGCGTGCGCGCCCTGCTGGACCGCGCCTACCTGGAGTGGGAGTCACACCTCAAGAACGGCCTGGAAACCTTGCGTGACAACGGTTCCCTGCGTTCCGACGCCGACCCGGCGCGGCTCGCGCAGGCCGCCATGGCGTGCCTGCAGGGCGGCCTGCTGCTCGGCCACATCCGCAACGACATCACCCCGATCGAGGACTCGCTGCGGATCGCCGTGGCGCATCTGCGCAGCTACGCGACCTGA
- a CDS encoding LysR family transcriptional regulator produces the protein MDLGRLRMLREFADRGSVTAAAQALHCSPSAVSQQLRALQGEVGVALTEPAGRGLRLTDAGRALVARADEVLAALDRAESELDTYRSVPRGRVRIAIFQSAGLMLLPGLLRRIAAYDGLEVDVRDVDMTPPEVPGLVADYDVVVAHRDEHAPEFRSDRLEVVPLLREPLDVALPTGHHLARRRRVDLADLADERWISVDRGFPVDDVLRSLTIRTGVRPQIVQRINDFRITERLVAAGHGIALLPRYTMDTRRGSGLVCRPLAGIRAARLVEAVCRTGAPSRPAVATVIDEFRAEVAALTA, from the coding sequence GTGGACCTCGGAAGACTGCGGATGCTGCGCGAGTTCGCCGACCGCGGGAGCGTCACGGCGGCCGCGCAGGCGCTGCACTGCTCGCCGTCCGCGGTGTCCCAGCAGTTGCGGGCGTTGCAGGGCGAAGTCGGCGTGGCGTTGACCGAGCCGGCGGGCCGCGGCCTGCGGCTCACCGACGCGGGCCGCGCACTGGTCGCGCGCGCCGACGAGGTGCTGGCCGCGCTGGACCGCGCGGAGTCGGAGCTGGACACCTACCGCAGCGTGCCGCGGGGGCGGGTGCGGATCGCGATCTTCCAGTCGGCGGGCCTGATGCTGCTGCCGGGGCTGCTCCGCCGCATCGCCGCGTACGACGGGCTGGAGGTGGACGTCCGCGATGTCGACATGACGCCGCCGGAAGTGCCCGGCCTGGTCGCGGACTACGACGTGGTCGTCGCCCACCGCGACGAGCACGCGCCGGAGTTCCGGTCCGACCGGCTCGAGGTGGTCCCGCTGCTGCGCGAGCCGCTCGACGTCGCGCTCCCGACCGGGCACCACCTGGCGCGCCGCCGCCGCGTGGACCTCGCGGACCTCGCCGACGAACGCTGGATCAGCGTCGACCGCGGCTTCCCGGTCGACGACGTGCTGCGCTCGCTGACCATCCGCACCGGCGTGCGGCCGCAGATCGTCCAGCGCATCAACGATTTCCGCATCACCGAGCGCCTGGTCGCGGCCGGCCACGGGATCGCGTTGCTGCCGCGGTACACAATGGACACTCGACGGGGCAGTGGCCTGGTCTGCCGCCCGCTGGCCGGCATCCGCGCCGCCCGCCTGGTCGAAGCGGTCTGCCGCACGGGCGCGCCGTCCCGCCCGGCCGTGGCGACGGTGATCGACGAGTTCCGCGCGGAGGTCGCCGCCCTGACCGCTTGA
- a CDS encoding EamA family transporter — MPARDRLLAALVAVLWGCNFLAIHATLGQFPPMFAGALRFVVIAIPTVLFVPWPRVKLRYLLGYGLGFGTGQFAFLFVAMDTGMPTGLASLVLQASAPFTVLLGAILLRERVSGRQLIGILLAVAGMTAIAWQQAGHAALLPVILTLLAALSWAFGNLSMRRAEPDNPLHLALWMSVVPPLPMFALSLALEGPAAQWHSLTTLGTPTGLVGLAGLAYVVLLGTIVGSGIWTTLMRRNPAGVVAPFSLLVPVVGLTASFFVLNEQPTVLEIVAAAVVIGGVLIGSLRRKPAPILDEELLPAGA, encoded by the coding sequence ATGCCCGCTCGTGACCGCCTGCTCGCCGCACTCGTCGCCGTCCTGTGGGGCTGCAACTTCCTCGCGATCCACGCCACGCTCGGCCAGTTCCCGCCGATGTTCGCGGGCGCGCTGCGGTTCGTGGTGATCGCGATCCCGACCGTGCTGTTCGTGCCGTGGCCGCGGGTGAAGCTGCGGTACCTGCTCGGCTACGGCCTCGGGTTCGGCACCGGCCAGTTCGCGTTCCTGTTCGTCGCGATGGACACCGGCATGCCGACGGGCCTGGCCTCGCTGGTGCTGCAGGCCTCGGCGCCGTTCACGGTGCTGCTCGGCGCGATCCTGCTGCGCGAGCGCGTCTCGGGCCGGCAGCTGATCGGCATCCTGCTGGCCGTCGCCGGCATGACGGCGATCGCGTGGCAGCAGGCGGGCCACGCCGCGCTGCTGCCGGTGATCCTGACCCTGCTGGCCGCGCTGAGCTGGGCGTTCGGCAACCTGAGCATGCGCCGCGCGGAGCCGGACAACCCGTTGCACCTGGCGCTGTGGATGTCGGTGGTCCCGCCGCTGCCGATGTTCGCCCTGTCGCTGGCGCTGGAGGGCCCGGCCGCGCAGTGGCACTCGCTGACCACCCTCGGCACCCCGACCGGCCTGGTCGGACTCGCCGGCCTGGCCTATGTGGTGCTGCTCGGCACGATCGTCGGCTCGGGCATCTGGACCACCCTGATGCGCCGCAACCCCGCGGGCGTGGTCGCGCCGTTCTCGCTACTCGTGCCGGTCGTCGGGCTGACGGCTTCGTTCTTCGTACTGAACGAGCAGCCGACGGTGCTCGAGATCGTCGCTGCGGCCGTGGTCATCGGCGGGGTGCTGATCGGTTCGCTGCGGCGTAAGCCGGCCCCGATTCTGGACGAGGAGCTTCTGCCGGCTGGGGCTTGA
- a CDS encoding DedA family protein translates to MNIDHVLEAIPPLSVYLLVGLVVMVESLGIPLPGEIVLVSAALLASSHSGLNPLWIGVLASAGAIIGDSIGYLIGKKGGKRLFDWAGRKFPKHFGPQHIANAERMFHRRGMWAVFFGRFVAVLRILAGPLAGSLNMHYPRFLIANALGGIIWAGGTTALIYYLGVVADKWLKGFQWAGLGAALVIGVVVTLVLKKRMSRTHEETPAEKDDAVA, encoded by the coding sequence GTGAACATCGACCACGTGCTGGAGGCGATCCCTCCGCTGTCGGTCTATCTGCTGGTGGGCCTCGTGGTGATGGTGGAGAGCCTCGGGATCCCCCTGCCGGGCGAGATCGTCCTGGTCAGTGCCGCCCTGCTGGCGTCGTCGCACAGCGGGCTGAACCCGCTGTGGATCGGCGTGCTGGCCAGCGCGGGCGCGATCATCGGCGACAGCATCGGCTACCTGATCGGGAAAAAGGGCGGGAAACGGCTGTTCGACTGGGCCGGCCGCAAGTTCCCCAAGCACTTCGGGCCCCAGCACATCGCGAACGCCGAGCGGATGTTCCACAGACGCGGCATGTGGGCCGTGTTCTTCGGCCGTTTCGTCGCGGTGCTGCGCATCCTCGCCGGCCCCCTCGCCGGCTCGCTGAACATGCACTACCCGCGCTTCCTCATCGCGAACGCCCTCGGCGGCATCATCTGGGCCGGCGGCACCACGGCGCTGATCTACTACCTGGGCGTCGTCGCGGACAAGTGGCTGAAGGGCTTCCAGTGGGCCGGGCTCGGCGCCGCGTTGGTCATCGGGGTGGTCGTGACGCTGGTGCTGAAGAAGCGCATGTCCCGCACTCATGAGGAGACTCCGGCAGAGAAGGACGACGCGGTCGCCTGA